One segment of Microbacterium arborescens DNA contains the following:
- a CDS encoding response regulator transcription factor, giving the protein MTRVALIDDHESVRLGLAAACSRASVGDVVFTGSTVAEYLRWRKETGEAPADVVVLDLMLGDGATVSENVAQLVWDGSQVIIHSVADRPAAVREALAAGALGVISKSARADDVVAAIRTVARGEHLDNVEWASAVDGDRAFADAQLSARERDVLRLYAAGLPLKAVAERLGIAYSTAKENITRVRVKYVEVGRPAPTKVDLLRRAMEDGLVAEASDVR; this is encoded by the coding sequence ATGACACGGGTGGCACTCATCGACGATCACGAGTCGGTCCGACTCGGGCTCGCTGCCGCCTGTTCCCGCGCGTCCGTCGGCGACGTCGTCTTCACGGGCAGCACCGTCGCCGAGTACTTGCGCTGGCGCAAAGAGACCGGCGAGGCACCGGCGGATGTCGTCGTCCTCGACCTCATGCTCGGCGACGGCGCCACCGTCTCCGAGAACGTCGCGCAGCTCGTGTGGGACGGATCGCAGGTCATCATCCACAGCGTCGCCGACCGGCCGGCCGCCGTGCGCGAGGCGCTCGCCGCCGGAGCGCTCGGCGTCATCAGCAAATCAGCGCGCGCCGATGACGTCGTCGCGGCGATCCGGACGGTGGCGCGCGGCGAGCACCTCGACAACGTCGAGTGGGCCAGCGCCGTCGACGGCGACCGGGCGTTCGCCGACGCTCAGCTCTCCGCGCGCGAGCGCGACGTGCTGCGGCTCTATGCGGCGGGCCTTCCGCTGAAGGCCGTGGCCGAACGCCTGGGGATCGCCTATTCCACCGCGAAGGAGAACATCACCCGCGTGCGGGTGAAATACGTCGAGGTCGGCCGCCCCGCACCCACCAAGGTCGACCTCCTCCGCCGTGCGATGGAAGACGGTCTCGTCGCCGAAGCCTCCGATGTCCGCTGA